Proteins encoded by one window of Bacteroidota bacterium:
- a CDS encoding gliding motility-associated C-terminal domain-containing protein, translated as MSILSYNNKQLQNIIRNTTFLGLAGIFNVLFLYSPLTFSQNTPAVNKTWVVNPFENKEFIENKGQFTKSSTLLDEPALYAINRNGVQIYFTAKGLSYRYDEYKHKADDHKPGKSIEEELKEKEIELIHHKVQMEWQNSNPNVQVVALDPLSHYCTYSDPSDPSHKKTIIAPVFKKIIYKNLYPGIDVEYFFPENKAGFKYNIILHPGADVSKLKMKYSSAKKVSLDERGNIVIKSDFGPITDHAPVTSVNNKPLASSFDLHNNTVTFKLSGDYNSSETVLIDPWVTNPAFTTNKAYDVDYDKYGNVYAYGSYSPYQCVKINNTGTILWKYSATTFSATNYYGDFLVDFNSSMCYLFEGFNTNGAQALKLSPSGTVVASSLGSTDIQEYWRAAYNLCTKSAIIAGGGTAKAYQACILDSTLAKLTPVNVLSATGPLHDIALLTIDNSANCYMLSARSVVDPTFADNYLFKVPAATLSPNIFGVNGNHAFIEVGSITYVGPTVSGSSGIANGMNGIAASNNFLTTYDGFTLKKWNKTTGAFITQSNIGTVAFRYGGLDISDCDNIYAGVYKSIKILDASLNLTSTIALPDTVFDLKLNNADKLVYATGIGYVTAIAITENCIDTVKATVSSTGTCPGSSGGTATATATGGSGANYTYSWNTGQTTQTITGLTPGIYTVTVTNNFLQSCTPIKLTTTQSVTVPAAGTTLAYNLTSTPSCFNSANGSVTANVSSGTGPYTYSWSGTTQTTASVTGLNGGGNYTVTITDAGGCTATSNSTVPQLTAITYNLTGTNASCGSNNGTATVASVTGGSGSGYSYSWSSTGTGITETNLSGGTYTVTVTDGSGCTAPGTVTINNNSGPTAIMDTPVNISCYAGNNGSVTVTAAGASANYSYNWSNGANTVSTSLTNTLTGLSAGTYIVTITDAGGCTATSTAVITQPAILTLTASGSITKCNSSCDGQATAIAGGGTNPISVAWSTSGTGLTINGLCAGTYFVTITDANACKKDSAVIVNEPTALTLSTTNTAADCNQSNGTAMVTASGATAGTSGYTYNWSTGTSTQTAGNLAPGTYTVTVSDQNNCNSTTTTTILNNNGVNASIQSVTSASCSGTCNASATAQGTSGTAPYQFSWTNSATGQTAANLCSGNYTVTISDSKNCTSTAVAAVTEPTAVTALATPVSAKCGNPDGSASATASGGTGNFTFNWSNGAAGITSSGLLAGTYSVTVNDANGCSIVETVSVPDLPAGTANTTVLSNVACFGESNGSAVANSTGGTSPFNYTWSDGATTATVNTFAQGIYTVTISDANGCVTTTTINITEPSVIATVTTPVSATCGNPNGSASITATGGTGAFTFNWSNGAAGETSSALLAGTYSVTVNDANGCSKIETVTITNIGGGTAGTSILSNVTCYGDNNGSATASIAGGVAPFNYTWNNGATTATVNTFAQGTYTVTVSDANNCLTTSTVIITQPTALSLPAIQPETLCIGQSKTLTSNPSGGTPGYTINWMPGSQSGAAISIQLTQPTTYTISVTDANGCTTTPQTVTININPPLNATVASISPVCPGGNVNLNSQASGGNGNYSYTWLTSPVQNTQNIIVTATTQQTYTVVANDDCGTPPDSAIVTLNLHPVPQVKFTADITQGCQGLCVNFSDQSTISSGLITQWFWDFSSGTSASQDPTNCFRAPGKYTVYLKTISDNGCSSMDSTAQMIHVFPNPTAAFTTTPDSATIVDPKFQFNDQSSGATNWLWNFGDPMDDKTSTLQNPDHKYSEIGTYCTVLKVKNQEGCVDSIEHCVVVVPEFIFYIPNAFTPNDDNINDKFTGTGIGINTFKMSIFDRWGKMIYATDNINNPWDGKANKGQEVAQQDVYSYLVEITDIFEKPHRFAGHVSLIR; from the coding sequence ATGTCCATTTTAAGTTACAACAATAAACAACTTCAAAATATCATACGCAACACTACTTTCCTGGGCTTAGCAGGCATTTTCAACGTGCTGTTTTTATATTCTCCCCTTACCTTTTCGCAAAACACACCGGCTGTAAACAAAACCTGGGTTGTCAATCCTTTCGAAAACAAAGAATTTATTGAAAACAAAGGTCAGTTTACAAAGAGCAGTACTCTTTTGGATGAACCCGCACTATACGCCATTAATCGTAACGGAGTTCAGATCTATTTTACGGCAAAAGGTTTATCCTATCGCTATGATGAATACAAACATAAAGCGGATGATCATAAGCCAGGAAAAAGCATTGAGGAAGAATTAAAAGAAAAAGAGATTGAGCTCATTCACCATAAAGTGCAGATGGAATGGCAAAATTCAAATCCGAATGTACAGGTTGTAGCGCTTGATCCTTTATCACACTACTGTACCTATTCCGACCCATCCGACCCATCACATAAAAAAACAATTATCGCTCCGGTATTTAAAAAAATTATTTATAAAAATTTATACCCCGGAATTGATGTTGAGTATTTCTTCCCTGAAAATAAAGCCGGATTCAAATACAATATCATCCTTCATCCGGGAGCGGATGTTTCAAAGCTGAAAATGAAATATTCCAGCGCCAAAAAAGTATCACTGGATGAAAGAGGGAACATTGTCATTAAATCAGACTTCGGACCAATTACAGATCACGCCCCTGTTACATCCGTGAACAATAAACCACTTGCTTCATCCTTTGATCTGCACAACAATACAGTCACATTTAAACTTTCCGGTGATTACAATTCCTCCGAAACAGTCCTGATCGACCCATGGGTAACCAACCCTGCATTCACCACCAATAAAGCTTATGATGTTGATTATGATAAATATGGTAACGTATACGCCTATGGATCGTATTCGCCTTATCAATGTGTAAAGATCAATAATACAGGAACAATTTTGTGGAAATACTCCGCTACAACATTTAGTGCGACAAATTACTACGGCGATTTTCTTGTTGACTTCAACAGTAGTATGTGTTATTTATTCGAAGGGTTCAACACAAATGGCGCGCAAGCCTTAAAACTTAGTCCCAGCGGTACTGTTGTTGCATCTTCATTAGGTAGCACTGATATCCAGGAATATTGGAGGGCAGCTTATAACTTATGTACAAAAAGTGCGATCATTGCGGGTGGTGGCACTGCAAAAGCCTACCAGGCCTGTATTTTAGATTCAACATTAGCCAAGTTAACCCCTGTAAATGTTTTGTCGGCAACAGGACCATTGCACGATATAGCCCTTTTAACAATAGACAATTCAGCTAATTGCTATATGTTGTCGGCACGCAGCGTAGTAGATCCAACATTTGCCGACAACTACCTTTTCAAAGTTCCAGCTGCAACCCTGAGTCCTAATATATTCGGTGTAAATGGGAATCATGCGTTCATTGAAGTGGGTAGCATTACATATGTTGGCCCTACCGTGTCCGGTTCATCCGGCATCGCCAATGGAATGAATGGTATTGCAGCCAGCAACAACTTCTTAACTACCTATGATGGATTTACTTTAAAAAAATGGAATAAGACAACAGGTGCTTTTATCACTCAGTCTAATATTGGCACTGTGGCATTCAGGTATGGGGGATTGGACATCAGCGATTGTGATAATATTTATGCAGGGGTGTATAAATCGATCAAGATACTTGACGCAAGCCTTAATTTAACCTCTACTATTGCATTACCTGATACTGTATTTGACTTAAAGCTGAACAACGCTGACAAACTGGTCTATGCTACCGGAATTGGTTATGTAACAGCTATTGCGATCACTGAAAATTGTATTGATACTGTGAAGGCCACTGTTTCTTCCACAGGAACCTGTCCCGGCAGTTCGGGCGGAACCGCTACAGCAACTGCTACCGGAGGCAGCGGCGCAAATTATACGTATTCCTGGAACACCGGACAAACCACACAAACAATTACAGGGTTAACGCCGGGTATTTATACTGTAACTGTTACAAACAATTTTCTTCAATCCTGCACCCCGATCAAATTAACAACAACACAAAGTGTTACTGTGCCTGCAGCAGGGACAACGCTTGCTTACAATTTAACCTCTACTCCTTCCTGTTTTAATTCGGCTAATGGCAGCGTTACAGCTAATGTTTCAAGCGGCACTGGTCCATATACATACAGCTGGAGCGGAACAACACAAACAACAGCATCTGTTACCGGTTTGAACGGCGGCGGTAATTATACTGTAACTATAACAGATGCGGGAGGATGCACCGCCACAAGCAATTCAACTGTTCCCCAATTGACTGCCATAACGTATAATTTAACCGGTACAAATGCAAGCTGCGGGTCAAATAATGGTACGGCTACTGTTGCTTCTGTTACAGGAGGATCAGGAAGCGGGTATTCTTATTCCTGGTCGTCAACAGGCACCGGAATCACTGAAACAAATTTATCCGGCGGCACTTATACCGTTACCGTTACCGACGGAAGCGGCTGCACTGCTCCAGGTACCGTAACAATAAATAATAACAGCGGTCCGACAGCAATTATGGACACACCTGTTAATATAAGCTGCTATGCAGGCAATAACGGAAGTGTTACAGTTACCGCTGCAGGAGCCTCGGCAAACTATAGTTATAATTGGAGCAATGGCGCAAATACAGTCAGCACTTCATTAACCAATACATTAACGGGTTTAAGTGCCGGAACATATATAGTTACAATAACAGACGCGGGAGGCTGTACTGCAACAAGCACTGCCGTAATTACCCAGCCGGCAATACTCACCCTGACTGCAAGCGGATCTATTACCAAATGTAATAGCAGTTGCGATGGCCAAGCCACTGCTATCGCGGGCGGGGGCACAAATCCGATCTCAGTAGCCTGGAGCACATCCGGAACAGGTCTGACTATAAACGGACTGTGTGCGGGAACCTATTTCGTTACCATAACTGATGCCAACGCATGCAAGAAAGACAGCGCGGTAATTGTAAATGAGCCTACTGCCTTAACACTTTCCACAACAAATACAGCCGCCGACTGCAATCAAAGTAATGGAACCGCAATGGTAACGGCCAGCGGGGCAACTGCCGGAACAAGCGGGTATACTTACAACTGGAGCACAGGAACTTCCACCCAAACAGCAGGCAACCTGGCCCCCGGAACTTACACAGTAACTGTAAGTGATCAGAACAATTGTAATTCAACAACTACTACAACTATACTAAACAACAATGGGGTAAATGCCTCTATTCAAAGTGTTACATCTGCCTCCTGTTCCGGCACCTGCAACGCCTCCGCTACAGCGCAAGGCACCTCCGGAACGGCCCCTTATCAATTTAGCTGGACGAACTCCGCAACAGGTCAAACTGCTGCCAATCTTTGCAGCGGAAATTATACGGTAACAATAAGCGATAGTAAAAATTGCACTTCAACCGCGGTTGCCGCTGTTACTGAGCCAACAGCTGTTACAGCACTTGCAACTCCTGTTTCAGCCAAATGCGGAAACCCAGATGGCAGCGCAAGTGCAACGGCCAGTGGCGGAACAGGAAATTTCACCTTCAATTGGAGCAATGGTGCTGCCGGTATAACATCATCTGGTCTCCTGGCCGGAACATATTCGGTTACAGTGAATGATGCCAATGGCTGCTCTATTGTTGAAACGGTTTCCGTTCCGGATCTTCCCGCAGGCACAGCCAACACAACTGTCCTTTCCAATGTGGCTTGTTTCGGAGAAAGTAACGGCTCGGCAGTTGCGAATAGTACGGGTGGTACTTCCCCCTTTAACTATACATGGAGCGATGGTGCCACCACAGCAACAGTTAATACATTTGCTCAAGGAATATATACTGTAACAATTAGCGATGCCAACGGTTGTGTAACTACAACTACGATCAATATCACAGAGCCGTCAGTTATTGCTACAGTTACTACCCCGGTTTCCGCTACATGTGGAAATCCGAATGGCAGCGCCAGTATAACTGCCACCGGGGGAACCGGTGCATTTACCTTCAACTGGAGCAATGGCGCTGCCGGAGAAACTTCATCAGCACTCCTGGCCGGAACATATTCAGTAACAGTGAATGATGCGAATGGCTGCTCTAAAATTGAGACTGTAACCATCACAAATATTGGCGGAGGAACAGCAGGCACTTCCATTCTATCGAATGTAACATGTTACGGAGATAATAATGGCTCAGCAACAGCAAGCATTGCCGGCGGAGTTGCTCCATTTAACTATACCTGGAACAATGGCGCCACCACGGCAACGGTAAATACATTTGCACAAGGCACATACACAGTAACTGTGAGTGATGCCAATAATTGTTTGACTACAAGTACAGTTATCATTACACAACCTACTGCTTTAAGTTTGCCGGCTATACAACCGGAGACATTGTGTATAGGCCAAAGTAAAACGCTAACATCCAATCCGTCGGGAGGCACTCCCGGTTACACCATAAACTGGATGCCGGGTTCGCAATCAGGTGCAGCAATAAGCATACAACTTACTCAACCTACTACCTATACAATAAGTGTTACAGATGCTAATGGCTGCACTACAACCCCGCAGACAGTAACAATAAACATTAACCCTCCGTTAAATGCAACTGTGGCAAGCATTTCACCGGTATGCCCGGGAGGCAATGTAAACCTGAACAGCCAGGCCTCCGGAGGTAATGGCAATTACAGCTATACCTGGTTAACCAGCCCCGTACAAAACACCCAAAACATTATTGTAACAGCCACAACGCAACAAACTTATACTGTGGTCGCGAATGACGACTGCGGTACACCACCGGATTCGGCCATCGTAACACTGAACCTGCATCCTGTACCGCAGGTAAAATTCACGGCAGATATAACACAGGGATGCCAGGGATTGTGCGTGAACTTCAGCGACCAAAGTACAATTTCATCAGGATTGATCACACAATGGTTCTGGGATTTCAGCAGCGGTACTTCTGCCAGCCAGGATCCCACAAATTGTTTTCGCGCACCGGGAAAATATACAGTTTACCTGAAAACGATAAGCGATAATGGCTGCAGCAGCATGGACAGCACAGCACAAATGATACATGTATTCCCTAACCCGACAGCTGCTTTCACAACCACACCTGACAGCGCTACAATAGTTGATCCAAAATTTCAATTTAATGATCAGTCATCGGGAGCAACAAACTGGCTGTGGAATTTTGGAGATCCGATGGATGACAAAACCAGTACTTTACAAAACCCGGATCACAAATACAGTGAGATCGGAACATATTGCACAGTGCTGAAAGTGAAAAATCAGGAAGGGTGTGTGGATTCAATTGAACATTGCGTGGTGGTGGTGCCGGAGTTTATCTTTTATATTCCAAATGCCTTCACACCGAATGATGACAATATAAATGACAAGTTCACCGGAACCGGCATCGGAATTAATACATTTAAAATGTCAATATTCGATCGTTGGGGAAAGATGATCTACGCAACCGACAATATAAACAATCCATGGGATGGCAAAGCCAATAAAGGGCAAGAGGTTGCACAACAGGATGTTTATTCCTACCTGGTTGAAATTACTGATATATTTGAAAAGCCGCACCGCTTTGCAGGACACGTTTCCCTGATCCGATAA
- the lepA gene encoding elongation factor 4: MENIRNFCIIAHIDHGKSTLADRLLEYTKTISKRDMQAQVLDDMDLEKERGITIKSHAIQMEHISKGKNYILNLIDTPGHVDFSYEVSRSIAACEGALLLVDAAQGIQAQTISNLYLALEQDLEIIPVLNKIDLPSANPEEVKDQIVDLIGCKREDIMVASGKTGQGVYEILDAIIERVPAPKGDPKAPLQALIFDSVYNSFRGIIAYFRIMNGELKKGDKVKFVATDREYIADEVGILKMTLIPKDKLSVGDVGYIISGIKQANEVKVGDTITHVENPCTEMIKGFEDVKPMVFAGIYPVDTEDFEELRSSMEKLKLNDASLTWEPESSAALGFGFRCGFLGMLHMEIIQERLEREFNMSVITTVPNVSYIAYTTRGEELHLRNPSDFPDPTTLERVEEPYIKANIITKSEFVGAVMSLCMDKRGIIQNQVYLTTDRVELIFEMPLGEIVFDFYDKLKSISKGYASFDYSPIGYKTSDLVKMDILINADPVDALSALIHRDRSYDFGKKICEKLKELIPKQQFQIAIQAAIGAKIIARETISAMRKDVTAKCYGGDISRKRKLLEKQKEGKKRMRQIGTVEIPQSAFMAVLKLND, translated from the coding sequence ATGGAAAACATACGTAACTTCTGCATTATAGCCCACATCGACCACGGCAAAAGCACCCTGGCCGACCGTTTGCTGGAGTATACCAAAACTATTTCAAAACGCGATATGCAGGCCCAGGTTTTGGATGATATGGACCTCGAAAAAGAACGGGGTATAACCATTAAGAGCCATGCTATTCAAATGGAGCATATATCTAAGGGGAAAAATTATATTTTAAACCTTATTGACACACCCGGGCACGTTGATTTTTCATACGAAGTATCGCGATCTATTGCCGCCTGCGAAGGCGCTCTGCTGTTGGTTGATGCCGCGCAAGGCATACAGGCGCAAACCATTTCCAACCTGTACCTTGCATTAGAACAAGACCTTGAAATAATTCCTGTATTAAATAAAATCGACCTTCCCAGCGCCAACCCCGAAGAAGTGAAAGACCAGATCGTTGACCTGATCGGTTGTAAACGTGAAGATATAATGGTGGCCTCGGGTAAAACAGGGCAAGGTGTTTATGAAATACTTGACGCTATAATTGAGCGGGTGCCCGCGCCTAAAGGCGATCCCAAAGCTCCTTTGCAGGCGTTGATATTCGATTCTGTTTACAATTCATTTCGGGGCATCATCGCCTACTTCCGTATAATGAACGGCGAATTAAAAAAAGGTGATAAAGTAAAATTTGTCGCTACCGACCGCGAATATATTGCTGATGAAGTAGGTATCCTTAAAATGACATTGATACCAAAAGATAAATTAAGTGTTGGTGATGTCGGGTACATTATATCGGGTATTAAGCAAGCGAACGAAGTAAAGGTAGGGGATACAATCACACACGTTGAGAACCCCTGCACCGAAATGATCAAAGGTTTTGAAGATGTGAAACCCATGGTATTCGCGGGCATTTACCCTGTTGACACCGAAGATTTTGAAGAGCTGCGCTCGTCGATGGAAAAACTTAAGCTGAATGACGCTTCTCTTACCTGGGAACCTGAAAGTTCGGCTGCTCTCGGCTTTGGATTCCGCTGCGGATTTTTGGGCATGCTGCACATGGAGATCATACAGGAGCGCTTAGAGCGTGAGTTTAACATGAGTGTCATTACGACTGTTCCTAACGTATCTTATATAGCATACACTACCAGGGGCGAAGAACTGCACCTGCGTAACCCTTCCGATTTCCCCGATCCTACAACCCTCGAACGTGTTGAGGAACCCTATATCAAAGCCAACATTATTACCAAATCGGAATTTGTAGGAGCTGTAATGAGCCTGTGCATGGACAAACGCGGTATCATTCAAAACCAGGTTTATCTCACAACCGACCGCGTTGAACTTATATTTGAAATGCCGCTTGGCGAAATTGTTTTCGATTTTTATGATAAACTGAAAAGCATTTCCAAAGGTTACGCCTCGTTCGACTATTCACCCATAGGTTACAAAACATCCGACCTGGTGAAAATGGATATTCTCATCAATGCCGATCCTGTTGATGCCCTTTCGGCCCTGATACACAGAGACAGGTCGTATGACTTCGGAAAGAAAATTTGCGAAAAGTTAAAAGAACTTATTCCCAAGCAACAATTCCAGATCGCTATACAAGCTGCCATCGGCGCCAAGATCATTGCCCGCGAAACCATATCGGCCATGCGAAAAGATGTTACAGCCAAATGTTACGGCGGTGACATCTCACGCAAGCGCAAACTTTTAGAGAAACAAAAAGAAGGCAAAAAACGTATGCGCCAGATCGGAACTGTTGAGATCCCGCAAAGCGCGTTTATGGCGGTGCTGAAGTTGAATGATTAG
- a CDS encoding response regulator, which translates to MDKKINILYVDDEANNLVAFKANFRSYYNVYTAESATEGLQILKDKKIHIIITDQRMPNMTGVEFLESIIKEYPYPIRMLLTGYVDIAAVIEAINKGQVYRYIMKPLNVDDLKITIDNAFEVYSLREENKELMKSLLRVNKQLEFMLRQKLLSMDSNPDA; encoded by the coding sequence ATGGATAAAAAGATTAACATATTATATGTAGACGATGAAGCTAATAATTTAGTGGCGTTCAAAGCGAATTTCAGAAGCTACTACAATGTATATACAGCGGAATCGGCGACTGAGGGGCTTCAAATACTGAAGGATAAAAAAATTCATATTATTATTACCGATCAGCGCATGCCGAATATGACCGGTGTAGAATTTCTCGAATCAATCATTAAAGAATATCCCTATCCCATTCGAATGCTTCTGACCGGCTACGTTGATATTGCGGCGGTAATTGAGGCGATAAATAAGGGCCAGGTGTACCGTTATATTATGAAGCCGCTTAATGTGGATGACCTGAAGATCACTATTGACAATGCTTTCGAGGTTTATTCATTGCGTGAAGAGAATAAAGAATTAATGAAGAGTCTTCTGCGCGTAAATAAGCAATTAGAATTTATGCTGCGCCAAAAATTGCTTTCAATGGATAGCAATCCCGATGCCTGA